The following coding sequences lie in one Anomalospiza imberbis isolate Cuckoo-Finch-1a 21T00152 chromosome 21, ASM3175350v1, whole genome shotgun sequence genomic window:
- the PRRC2B gene encoding protein PRRC2B isoform X2, translating to MSDRLGQITKGKDGKSKYSTLSLFDKYKGKSIEAIRTTVIPRHGLQSLGKVAAARRMPPPANLPSLKSENKGNDPNIIIVPKDGTGWANKQDQPDQKSSSATAAQLQESLPQQGLQKSVSNLQKPTQSISQESTNSVPGGPKSWAQLNGKPAGQEGGSRASSRLLSFSPEEFPTLKAAGEQDKVGKEKGALDPSYGPGPSLRPQNVTSWREGGGRNVTSATSLTASPAELGSKTSSTGDGAPSSASTTDPKEPSLRPAQPVRKGASQFMGNVYQPPTYHDMLPAFMCPQQPSETPASLDRGSFPVPQLRLEPRVPFRQFQMNDQDGKENRLSLSRPTRPVRQQMERVPRPTIINAENLKGLDELDNDADDGWAGIHDEMDYSEKLKFSEDEEEEETLKDGRQKWNSWDPRRQRQLSLSSADSADVKHTLEEGKNWNDSVGLSRPVRKAQDSQQPPRKLNGWSSASEYQKPALGGVLRQQSLEDKEEKVPVRQKFVHSEISEAVERARRRREEEERRAREERLAACAAKLKQLDQKCKLAQKSGETQKHTENEDVRPPSTEKNAAQENGHAFRKATPEFHTQDASAGYLEEESPAPAAAAQSSSEEELREAPSPAQEFSKYQKSLPPRFQRQQQQQQQQEQLYKMQHWQQQVYPPPSHSHPQRTFYPPHPQMLGFDPRWMMMPSYMDPRMAQSRTPVDFYPSALHPSGIMKPVIHQDSISGSSCRSEDQNCQAGQAERKTAPLDPVPLWGQDSYTSLQSKGYSLSHQKHTDSMSMEGLHARNESYSASGRPESLSTQRDLFEERGEEYLNAFDKKAQADFDSCLSSQRIGQDLLFQHQESVQEACPAGSRHANLRCSPLEPDFIQAEKKPEYNGWDISHHQKPAETAAEVAEEVPRDEQSFSADPWKKEGASTKQATEETAEWAPESRNTSGQPQEQMGRTRRSGPIKKPVLKALKVEEKEKEMEKVKLEGEDSSRPLKEKAAVQKVENESDDSAALLNSTRYLLDDKGSSQTSLAREAEKSQEEEEDEEEEEKPERTWENKLSRESSDLPPTKRNNWIFIDEEQAFGGRGQGRGRGRGFREFTFRGRGTVVSSRGVYNNTQRSSRGRGLREFNQPEDFPRGKPRRRIASETHSEGSEYEELPKRRRQRGSENSNEGSVLDRDDSDLKKGDFKESWRSNKIYSDDHNSLDPKMRAPRAFGRSLPPRLSNSGYGRRGFMGKEPTQWQGRSGGGGWQEYSHTSPSDTFGSRQQSDRDYLQDSYKHTDSFSSRVFDESHLDDKRHFFQEDYSADQENIENRPFRRRRPPRQDKPPRFRRLRQERESVGQWNPEEGGPNLLPSQWPGRPKLGTAEKSSISGRRSPELSYQNSSDHANEEWETASESSDFSERRERRDGAPESEGQLEGGLNTGSLGEKRELAKRSFSSQRPLVDRQSRKAEPAGFAEQSVKSGVGAASRYESQQSGTLIKSKRSPEEGGGLGNTSGGSSHSIYSLDRASHVNSESAEGPGKKPEKEHKSTAQRASEKGEALSQFELSYGSTIIDNRVSNTAEENEVGSMAGEGFIEVLTKKQRRLLEEERRKKEQAAQAPAKARVLQSRIPPRFAKKQNSLCLEQSDVTVSGNSLGTEIWESNSPALSVQSPGSDSWSKPVNTFNGTESSTEGFKGSQGDSGIDLSAESRESSATSSQRSSPYGTLKPEEMNGAGLVDPKPDCQKEQVQKQTDKKDSDQGSGQNKEHKPGPIGNERSLKNRKGSEGTERLEGNIPPVNGVEIHVDSVLPVPPIEFGVNPKDSDFSLPPGSASGTAANPVTKLQDALASNAGLTQSIPILRRDHHLQRCIGLNPMSFPTADLTLKMESARKAWENSPSLPEQNSPGGAGSGIQPPSSVGASNGVSYSSFGGVSMPPMPVASVAPSASIPGNHIPPLYLDGHVFASQPRLVPQTIPQQQSYQQAAAAQQIPISLHTSLQAQAQLGLRGGLPVSQSQEMYSSIQPFRSQVYMHPSLSQPSTMVLTGGTALKPPYSAFPGMQPLEVVKTQSGSPYQPMNGSQALVYEGQINQAGMGASQMMDSQLTQLTMPVPGSQLPLPRYGSGQQPLLLPQSIQLPQGQNLPVGAPRRILPPGSQPSVLAASRESSQMEMKGFHFSDGKQSMSSGGSVPSPHTYRIYSMNVVDSSISRPSSASPSGKPSGPAVSMGSVQGHYVQQAKQRVDDNKASLGAVKLQETASTNQMKPVRTGAIKPQAVKVEESKA from the exons GTTCAAGGGCCTCAAGCCGACTGTTATCCTTCTCTCCCGAGGAATTTCCGACGCTGAAAGCAGCTGGCGAGCAGGACAAGGTTGGCAAAGAAAAGGGCGCCTTAGATCCGTCGTATGGGCCAGGACCAAGCCTCCGCCCCCAGA ATGTCACCAGTTGGAGGGAGGGCGGTGGGAGGAACGTCACCTCTGCCACATCTCTGACCGCCTcccctgctgagctgggcagcAAGACCTCCAGCACTGGAGACGGGGCCCCCTCCTCAGCGAGCACCACCGATCCCAAGGAGCCGTCTCTCCGCCCAGCTCAGCCCGTCCGCAAAGGGGCTTCGCAGTTCATGGGAAATGTCTACCAGCCACCCACGTACCATGACATGCTACCTGCTTTT ATGTGTCCACAACAGCCATCTGAGACCCCTGCATCACTGGACCGAGGGTCTTTCCCCGTTCCTCAGCTTCGGCTTGAGCCCCGGGTACCTTTCAGACAATTCCAGATGAATGACCAGGATGG AAAAGAGAACAGGCTCAGCCTGTCTCGCCCAACACGCCCAGTTCGGCAGCAGATGGAGCGAGTGCCTCGGCCCACCATCATCAATGCAGAGAACCTGAAGGGGCTGGATGAGCTGGACAATGATGCAGATGATGGATGGGCAG gcattcatgatgaaatGGATTACTCTGAGAAACTAAAGTTTAGTGAagatgaagaagaggaagaaactCTTAAAGATGGACGACAGAAGTG GAACAGCTGGGATCCCAGAAGGCAGAGACAGTtgtccctgagctctgcagacaGTGCAGATGTCAAGCACACCttggaggaaggaaagaattGGAATGATTCAGTTGGCTTGTCCCGGCCAGTCCGGAAAGCACAGGATTCACAGCAGCCTCCAAGGAAGCTGAATGGCTGGAGCTCTGCCTCAGAATACCAG AAGCCTGCGCTGGGAGGTGTTCTCAGACAGCAGTCCCTTGAGGATAAAGAAGAAAAGGTGCCTGTGAGACAGAAGTTTGTGCACTCTGAGATCTCTGAGGCTGTTGAGAGAGCCAGGAGGCgacgggaggaggaggagcggcGAGCCAGGGAGGAGCGcctggcagcctgtgctgcgAAGCTCAAACAACTTGATCAGAAATGCAAACTGGCTCAGAAGAGTGGGgagacacagaaacacacagagaatGAAGATGTGCGACCtcccagcacagagaaaaacGCTGCACAAGAGAATGGGCATGCTTTCCGTAAAG CAACCCCTGAGTTTCACACGCAGGATGCCTCTGCTGGCTATCTGGAAGAGGAgagtcctgctccagcagcagcagcccaaagCAGCAGTGAGGAGGAGCTCAGAGAAGCTCCCTCACCAGCACAAGAATTCAGCAAGTACCAGAAGTCTCTTCCCCCACGattccagaggcagcagcagcagcaacagcagcag gagcagctgtacAAGatgcagcactggcagcagcaggtctaTCCTCCCCCGTCCCACTCCCATCCCCAGCGGACGTTCTACCCGCCGCACCCGCAGATGCTCGGCTTCGATCCCCGCTGGATGATGATGCCGTCCTACATGGACCCTCGCATGGCCCAGAGTCGCACCCCCGTGGATTTCTACCCTTCAGCCCTTCACCCTTCAG GAATTATGAAGCCTGTGATTCATCAGGACTCCATCAGCGGGAGCAGCTGTCGGTCTGAAGATCAGAACTgtcaggcagggcaggcagagaggaaaacTGCTCCCTTGGATCCTGTGCCACTGTGGGGCCAGGACAGCTACACATCCCTGCAGAGCAAAGGATACTCCCTGTCACATCAGAAACACACTGACAGCATGAGCATGGAGGGGCTGCATGCCAG GAATGAAAGTTACTCTGCTTCTGGAAGGCCGGAGAGTCTGAGCACTCAGCGAGATCTCTTTGAGGAGAGAGGGGAGGAGTATTTGAATGCTTTTGACAAGAAGGCCCAAGCAGACTTTGACAGCTGCCTGTCTTCTCAGAGGATAGGCCAGGATCTCTTGTTCCAGCACCAGGAGAGTGTGCAGGAAGCCTGTCCTGCTGGCAGCCGCCATGCGAACCTGAGGTGTTCACCCCTGGAGCCTGATTTTATCCAAGCAGAGAAGAAGCCTGAATATAATGGTTGGGATATCAGCCACCATCAGAAACCTGCGGAGACAGCAGCGGAAGTTGCTGAAGAAGTACCCCGGGATGAGCAGTCATTCAGTGCTGACCCCTGGAAGAAGGAAGGAGCCAGTACCAAACAGGCCACTGAAGAGACAGCAGAGTGGGCTCCTGAGAGCCGCAACACCAGcgggcagccccaggagcaaATGGGGAGGACACGGCGGTCGGGCCCCATTAAAAAGCCAGTCCTGAAAGCCCTCAAGgtggaagagaaggagaaggaaatggaGAAGGTTAAACTGGAGGGAGAGGACAGCTCACGCCCGCTGAAGGAGAAGGCAGCTGTTCAGAAGGTAGAAAATGAGTCAGATGACTCTGCTGCCTTGCTTAACTCAACACGTTACCTGCTGGATGACAAAGGTTCTTCCCAAACGAGCCTTGCACGAGAGGCTGAGAAATCccaagaggaagaagaggatgaggaggaagaagagaagcCAGAAAGAACCTGGGAGAACAAACTATCCAGAGAAAGCAGTGATCTCCCGCCCACAAAAAGAAACAACTGGATCTTCATTGATGAGGAGCAAGCCTTTGGTGGGAGAGGTCAAGGGCGTGGGCGAGGGAGAGGCTTCAGAGAGTTCACCTTCAGAGGCCGAGGCACTGTTGTGAGCAGCAGGGGGGTCTACAACAACACCCAGAGGAGCAGCCGGGGCCGAGGGCTCCGGGAGTTCAACCAGCCAGAGGACTTCCCCAGAGGCAAACCAAGGCGCCGGATTGCCAGCGAGACACACAGTGAAGGGTCAGAGTACGAGGAGCTCCCCAAGCGTCGCCGACAGAGGGGCTCTGAGAACAGCAATGAAGGCTCTGTGCTGGACAGGGATGACAGTGATTTGAAAAAGGGAGACTTCAAAGAGTCTTGGAGGTCCAACAAAATCTATTCAGATGATCATAATAGCCTGGATCCGAAGATGAGGGCTCCAAGAGCCTTTGGGAGATCACTGCCACCAAGACTGAGCAACTCTGGCTATGGGCGAAGGGGGTTCATGGGTAAGGAGCCCACCCAGTGGCAAGGCAGGAGTGGGGGCGGCGGGTGGCAAGAGTACAGCCACACATCTCCATCAGACACTTTTGGGAGCAGGCAGCAGTCTGACAGGGACTACCTTCAGGATTCTTACAAACACACGGATTCCTTCTCCAGCCGGGTTTTTGATGAGAGTCATCTGGATGACAAAAGGCACTTTTTCCAGGAGGATTACTCAGCAGATCAGGAGAACATAGAGAACAGGCCCTTCAGGAGGCGGCGTCCTCCCCGCCAGGACAAGCCCCCACGGTTCAGGCGCCTCAGGCAGGAGAGGGAATCAGTCGGGCAGTGGAACCCCGAGGAGGGAGGCCCTAATCTGCTGCCCAGCCAGTGGCCAGGCAGacccaaactgggcactgcagaGAAGAGCAGCATCTCGGGCAGACGCTCTCCTGAGCTGTCCTACCAGAACTCTTCGGACCATGCCAATGAGGAGTGGGAGACAGCGTCTGAGAGCAGTGACTTCAGCGAGCGGCGGGAGAGAAGAGATGGAGCTCCAGAGAGTGAGGGCCAGCTGGAAGGTGGCCTCAATACTGGGAGCTTGGGAGAGAAGAGGGAACTGGCAAAGAGGAGCTTCTCGAGCCAGAGGCCGCTGGTGGACAGGCAGAGCCGCAAAGCTGAGCCGGCAGGGTTTGCAGAGCAGTCCGTCAAGAGTGGCGTGGGAGCAGCTTCCAGATACGAGAGCCAGCAGAGTGGGACCCTGATAAAGAGCAAAAG GTCTCCAGAAGAAGGAGGAGGCCTTGGCAATACCAGTGGTGGGAGCAGCCACTCCATTTATAGCTTGGATAGGGCCTCCCATGTGAACTCAGAGAGTGCTGAGGGGCCAGGTAAAAAGCCAGAGAAGGAGCACAAATCCACTGCACAAAGAGCAAGTGAGAAGGGAGAGGCCTTGTCACAGTTTGAACTGAGTTATGGAA GTACCATCATTGATAATCGGGTGTCGAACACAGCGGAAGAGAATGAAGTTGGTTCCATGGCAGGGGAAGGCTTCATTGAGGTTCTTACTAAAAAGCAACGTCGTTTGCTGGAAGAGGAGCGAAGGAAgaaggaacaggctgctcag GCACCAGCCAAGGCCCGCGTCCTTCAGTCGCGCATTCCGCCGCGATTTGCAAAGAAGCAGAACAGCCTGTGCTTGGAGCAGAGTGATGTAACAGTGTCTGGAAACAGCCTGGGCACAGAGATCTGGGAGAGCAACAGCCCAG CACTTTCCGTTCAGTCTCCTGGCAGTGACTCCTGGAGCAAGCCTGTAAATACCTTTAATGGTACTGAGTCTAGCACTGAG GGATTTAAAGGCAGCCAGGGGGATAGTGGCATTGACTTGAGCGCGGAGTCTCGGGAATCCTCCGCGACCTCCTCTCAGCGCAGTTCTCCATATGGCACCCTCAAACCAGAGGAGATGAATGGGGCTGGCCTGGTGGACCCAAAGCCTGACTGCCAGAAGGAGCAAGTGCAGAAGCAAACTGATAAAAAG GATTCAGATCAAGGCTCAGGACAGAACAAGGAACACAAGCCCGGACCAATCGGCAACGAACGCTCCCTGAAAAACAGAAAGGGTTCGGAGGGAACGGAACGGCTGGAAGGGAATATTCCCCCTGTTAATGGGGTGGAAATTCACGTGGATTCTGTACTTCCTGTACCACCCATTGAATTTGGAGTAAATCCTAAA GACTCTGACTTCAGCTTGCCACCTGGTTCTGCCTCTGGCACTGCAGCTAACCCTGTCACCAAATTGCAGGATGCCTTGGCCAGTaat GCAGGGTTAACACAGTCCATTCCCATCCTGCGAAGGGATCATCACCTCCAGCGCTGCATCGGCCTGAACCCCATGTCCTTCCCCACTGCAGACCTTACTCTTAAG ATGGAGTCTGCTCGTAAAGCATGGGAAAACTCTCCGAGTTTACCAGAACAGAACTCCCCAGGAGGTGCAGGCTCAGGCATCCAGCCTCCTTCCAGTGTTGGAGCTTCCAATGGTGTCAGCTACAGCTCTTTTGGTGGAGTTTCTATGCCTCCTATGCCTGTGGCCTCTGTAGCACCTTCTGCATCTATTCCAG GTAACCATATTCCACCCCTGTATCTGGATGGCCATGTGTTTGCGAGTCAGCCCCGCCTGGTCCCTCAGACAATACCTCAGCAGCAAAGCTACCAACAG gctgctgctgctcagcagatTCCAATTTCCCTCCACACATCCTTACAGGCCCAAGCTCAGCTTGGACTGAGGGGTGGTCTGCCTGTTTCCCAGTCCCAGGAGATGTACAGCTCCATACAGCCCTTCAG gtcTCAGGTGTACATGcaccccagtctgtcccagcccagcaccatGGTCCTGACAGGAGGCACCGCTCTGAAACCTCCATATTCCGCCTTCCCAGGCATGCAGCCCTTGGAGGTGGTGAAAACCCAGTCTGGGTCCCCCTATCAGCCCATGAACGGAAGCCAGGCACTGGTTTATGAGGGGCAAATAAACCAGGCTGGTATGGGAGCCTCCCAGATGATGGACTCTCAGCTCACACAG CTGACAATGCCTGTGCCTGGCTCCCAGCTGCCTCTGCCCCGCTACGGCTCtggccagcagcccctgcttCTGCCACAGTCCATCCAGCTTCCTCAGGGGCAAAACCTGCCTGTAGGAGCTCCCCGAAGAATCCTCCCTCCTGGATCCCAGCCTTCTGTTCTTGCTGCCAGCAGGGAG TCCTCCCAGATGGAAATGAAAGGGTTTCATTTCTCCGATGGTAAACAGAGCATGTCCTCCGGAGGGTCAGTACCATCCCCACACACGTACAG AATTTACTCCATGAATGTTGTCGACTCTTCGATTTCCAGGCCtagctctgccagccccagcgGGAAGCCGTCGGGACCAGCAGTGAGCATGGGCTCTGTGCAAGGACACTACGTACAGCAG GCAAAGCAGCGGGTGGATGATAACAAAGCCAGTCTGGGAGCAGTGAAGCTGCAAGAAACAGCCTCCACAAACCAGATGAAGCCAGTGCGCACAGGAGCGATCAAACCTCAGGCAGTCAAAGTGGAGGAGAGCAAGGCCTAG